One segment of Danio aesculapii chromosome 3, fDanAes4.1, whole genome shotgun sequence DNA contains the following:
- the LOC130220637 gene encoding uncharacterized protein LOC130220637 isoform X2, producing the protein MSLACLSLSAGEASMEALELELEAVESQIRSLETKREGIRALLLTRTRSSEVSVRYNDNLPVSSTPRVSLSRPSAPRTRCTQASFTPTPGYHGPWVQPRKVLARSRGRTSPPPVFEIPTENRFAPLRETGRDVAIIGDSIVRHVRSTSSKGNKVRTFCFPGARVKNISAQIPTILSAAESLGAAVLHVGTNDTGLRQTEILKKDFRSLIETVRRTSPATQIIVSGPLPTYRRGNERLFRADGLHPSRAGAELLSDNITRILRSI; encoded by the exons atgtcgcttgcgtgtctgtccttgagtgcaggagaggcatcgatggaggcgctggagctggagctggaagcggtggagtcccagattcgctcgctggagacgaagcgagagggcatcagggctctgctcttaacccgtactcgctcgtctgaggtaagtgtccgatacaacgacaatctcccagtttcttcaaccccgcgtgtttctctgtccaggcccagcgcaccgaggacgcggtgcacccaggcgtcgttcacgccgactcccggctaccacggcccctgggtgcaaccgcgtaaggtgcttgccaggtcccggggcagaacgtctcctcctccggtgttcgagatccccacggagaaccgcttcgcccctctccgcgagacgggtcgcgatgttgccatcattggcgactcaatcgtccgccacgtccgctccacttcctccaaaggtaacaaagtacgcactttctgcttccctggtgcccgagttaagaatatttctgcacagatacctactatcctgagcgctgccgagagcctcggtgccgccgtcctccacgtggggacgaacgacaccgggctccggcagacggagatcctgaagaaggacttcaggagcctgatcgagacggttcgacgcacttcgcccgccacgcagatcatcgtttctggaccgcttcctacctaccgccgaggaaatgaaag gcttttccgcgctgacgggctgcaccccagtcgagctggagctgaactcctgtcggacaacatcaccagaatacttcgctctatctga
- the LOC130220637 gene encoding uncharacterized protein LOC130220637 isoform X1, with amino-acid sequence MSLACLSLSAGEASMEALELELEAVESQIRSLETKREGIRALLLTRTRSSEVSVRYNDNLPVSSTPRVSLSRPSAPRTRCTQASFTPTPGYHGPWVQPRKVLARSRGRTSPPPVFEIPTENRFAPLRETGRDVAIIGDSIVRHVRSTSSKGNKVRTFCFPGARVKNISAQIPTILSAAESLGAAVLHVGTNDTGLRQTEILKKDFRSLIETVRRTSPATQIIVSGPLPTYRRGNERFSRLFALNEWLLTWCEEQKLLFANNWNLFWERPRLFRADGLHPSRAGAELLSDNITRILRSI; translated from the coding sequence atgtcgcttgcgtgtctgtccttgagtgcaggagaggcatcgatggaggcgctggagctggagctggaagcggtggagtcccagattcgctcgctggagacgaagcgagagggcatcagggctctgctcttaacccgtactcgctcgtctgaggtaagtgtccgatacaacgacaatctcccagtttcttcaaccccgcgtgtttctctgtccaggcccagcgcaccgaggacgcggtgcacccaggcgtcgttcacgccgactcccggctaccacggcccctgggtgcaaccgcgtaaggtgcttgccaggtcccggggcagaacgtctcctcctccggtgttcgagatccccacggagaaccgcttcgcccctctccgcgagacgggtcgcgatgttgccatcattggcgactcaatcgtccgccacgtccgctccacttcctccaaaggtaacaaagtacgcactttctgcttccctggtgcccgagttaagaatatttctgcacagatacctactatcctgagcgctgccgagagcctcggtgccgccgtcctccacgtggggacgaacgacaccgggctccggcagacggagatcctgaagaaggacttcaggagcctgatcgagacggttcgacgcacttcgcccgccacgcagatcatcgtttctggaccgcttcctacctaccgccgaggaaatgaaaggttcagtagactttttgctctgaatgaatggctattaacatggtgtgaagaacagaaattgctctttgccaataactggaatcttttctgggagcgtcctaggcttttccgcgctgacgggctgcaccccagtcgagctggagctgaactcctgtcggacaacatcaccagaatacttcgctctatctga